The genomic DNA TCGCGTGCCCGCACGGCCCGCAGTGAATCAGCCCCTTGAGCAGCGCCCCGTGCTGGTTGCGGACGTGCATGCCGCCGGTGCGGCCGTTGTGCTTGATCGTCTGGAAGACCTGCTGCCAAAGCCGCTCGTCGACGATGGCCGCGTGCTCGCCGGCGAACAGCTCCTTCTTGTGCTTGACCTTGCCCACATAAGCCGGGTTGGTGAGCAGGCTGATCAGAAGGTGCTTGTCCCACACCCGGCCGCCGACCGCCATGCCCTTGCGGGTCGTCCAACGCTTGCTCGTACAGCCGCGGGCGTTGAGGATCTGGGCCACTTTGGTGAGCGAGCGGTGCTCCAGATACAAGTGGTAGATCTCGCGGACGAGCTCCGCCTCCGCGGCGTTGACCACGAGCTTGCTCCCGCCCGCGGGCTGGGGCGCGAGGTCGTATCCCAGGATCGGTTTGCCGCCGAACCACTTGCCCTTGCGCTTGGACGCGGCGATCTTGTCGCGGGTGCGCTCGGAGATGATCTCGCGCTCGAACTGGGCGAACGAGAGCAGGATGTTCAGCGTGAGCCGCCCCATCGACTGCGTGGTGTTGAACTGCTGCGTTACCGACACGAATGACACGCGGTGCTTCTCGAAGACCGCCATCATGCGGGCGAAGTCCAGGAGCGAGCGCGACAGGCGGTCGACCTTGTAGACCACCACGCAGTCGACCTTGCCGGCTTCGATGTCCGCCATGAGACGCTGGCAACCGGGTCGGTCGGTGTTCCCGCCGGTGAAGCCGCCGTCGTTGTACTGGTCCGGCAGCGCCACCCACCCCTCGTGCTTCATGCTGGCGATGTAGGCCTCCGCACTCTCGCGCTGGGCGTGCAGCGAGTTGAACTCCTGCTCGAGTCCCTGTTCGCTGGACTTGCGGGTGTAGATGGCGCACCGCACCGTCGGCACGCCGGACTGCTTGTGTGGTGCTGTATTGATGGACGATTTCATACGTTGCCCTCCGTGGTGCCGGGCTCATTGAGCCCGAAGAAGCGGAATCCGTTCCAGTGCGAGCCGGTCACCTTCGCCGCGATGGCGCTCAGCGACCGGTAGACCTCTCCGTCAAACTCGAAGCCTTTGGGCAGCACCCGGACGAACACGGCGCGGCCCTTGTACTCGCGGCGGAGGACCGTCCCGGGTGGCGGCAGCCGCCCGTCCTCTCGCGTGTGGATGGGCACGCTCACCACGCTCTCGCCGTTGGCCCGGGGCTTGGGCGCGTCCGGCGATTGGGCGCGTGGCGGGCTTCGTCGCAGGTCAGCGTCGTTGGCCAGTTCGCGTGCCCGCTGGCGTGCCCGCTCCGAGAGGTCCCCCTCCCGAAGCGCCTGCATCCGCCAGAGAATCCGTTTGATCAGCAGCACCTTGTGGTGCGTCCGCGTCTCTTCGCCGTAGACCTTGGCGTACCGCTGCTTCAGCTGCGGCACCGTCATCTGTTCCAAGGCCCGTTCGGCTGCATTCACATCGATCGCCATCGGGGTCTCCGTTCTCGTGGTCGTTAACCACGCGACTCATCAGGGCGGGCATGCTCGGAGAGTTCAAGTCGAGTCGGAGAGCCTTCTTGATGCTCGATGCTCGGCCCCGAAATGGCGACGTGTCGCCGCCGGCGGCGGATGCCCTCGGCAAAGATGGCGGCGATGTTGTCCAGCCGCGCGGCGGGCGTGGTCGGGGCATCGGGGTCGAGCGTGGTGGGGGCGGGCGCGTCGTCCCCGATCGGAACGGGTTCAAACCGTCGAATCGGACTCGCTGGACGGCATCGGTTCGGTATGCTCTGGGTTAACAGGTGAGTTGGAAGTCCGCCGACCTCCCCATTGAGAGCACGCTTCCAAACAAGCGTTATCCAATCGGCACGGCTGACCTTTCAGGCGAGTGTCCCAGAATGACGCAGTCGATTAAGGAGACTACTGATGGAACGCAATCAGGTAATCAGGTCATGGAACTGCCCGAAGTCTGGGGTGCTGCTTGGCGTGTTTGTGAAGGCGTTTGACCTCGGCAACCCCGACGTAGGCGGGGAAAGAGCTGCCAAGCACATTGGCAGCGATCCGTCGCTGGGTCGGGCCGCCCGCGAGTATTTCCGTGGCGAGTGGGTCGCTGAACCTCGCCAGCGGGACATTTGCCGGTGGGTAGTCGATGCCGCTTTCGATGCTGGACTCTTGTCGAAGTTTGCCCTGCCAATGGACGCTTCTGGCAGGGCCCCGGACGCCAAGGAGTTCTTGGCCGATGTCCTTCATCACGTGTTGTCTGAGTGGGACGCGATCTATTTGCAAGGCTCGATGGGCTGGCCCGATCCTCATCCCTCTCTCGCAGCGTACGTGCTCGGTCGTCAGCTTGTGATTGAACTTGCGTTGCGCGTGACGGCTCTGTTGCAACTCACGGGCGGCTGCGACTGGCCCCGGTTTGTTATCCATGTCACCGATGAGAAACCCGGGAAGGCGATCATATCGAGCATGATGCAGAGAGCCTCCCGCCATGTCACGCGGGAAGAACTCGCCCGCTCTATCGGCGTCGAGAAGTCCACGGTTGACGACTGGATGGACATGATGACGGTGCCCCGCGACGCCAACATGCGGGCCCTCGCGAAGCACTTCGCAAGGTCGGCTGACGATGAACGGGAACTTCTCGGCTGGCTTCGCCTTCAATGGTCCCTCATCAGCATTCGGGTCAGTCTCGCTCCTCACTTGGAACTGGCGCACTTGATCGATCTGTTCAGTGCATTCATGTGTCTCGTGCAACTCTCATTGGATATGCAGTCGAGACTTCCTTTGCCGCGCGAGGCCCTGCTCGTTACCCAAGTCCTTACCTTGCGAATGAGTACCCGGCTCGACGCCAGCAAGGCTTTGTTTGGATACTGGCTCAATCACCAAAGCAGCCCGCTCTGGATCGACGACATTGTGGTGGCTGGTGAGAAGGGTCCTGCAGCTCGGATTCAAGAGTGCTTTGAGGTGATTGGAGACAGATCCGCGGCGCAGGCGCTCTGGAATCATGAGATGGGAAACGTCGCCGGTTTGTCGACCGACCGAGAGTCTCTTCACGTCCAAGGACTGCTCATTGCGATGTCACCGCGGGCGCTTTGGAGTGCGTCTCCATCGTTTCCGGAGCCAAGTCTCCTCAGGAACTGCACTCCCGACGTACTGGCTTGGATCGGAAAGGGACTAATGGATCGCGGGGAGTACTCCAAAGCCATCGGGGTGTGGAGGCGAGCTGTCGAGCTCGAACCGGACTGTGCGGAGACACGCCTTCATCTCGGCATCGCGCTGTGGCAGGCAAAGAACGATCCGCGACTCGACGAAGCCATAGAGCAGCTCTCGCACGCGTGCCGACTTCGGCCCGACTGGGCGTATCCCGTGGCGGAGATCGCCAAGGTCTATCTTCACCGCGGCTGGCCAGAGAACGCGGTTCAATATCTTGAGTCGGCCCCGGCCGCACTGGTGCAAGGATCGGTGGACTGTTTGTACGCTCTCGCGTTGAGCTTGTATCGGCTGAAGCGGTTCGACGCGGCGGGACGCGTGGCTCGTCAAGCTCTGGAACTCGAGAAGACATGCGCCCTCGCCGCTCACATTGCGGCGGAGTGCGCGTTTGCACTGGGCGACAAGGTCGAGGGTGGCCGTCTTGCTCGTGAGGCTCTGCGCCTCGGAGATCGGCGCAGCTATGACCGTTGGCTCCGCCCATCGACCGGTTGATTCTCCAACTCACACGGCTGATCACGCGGAAGTTGAAGCGAAGATGCGTTCGTCGAAGTCTGCGTAGCGATGGCTGCGTGAGCCAACCCTGCTCGGGCCGACGACAATGGAGACCATCATGGGACAGTCAGGCAGCAACAGCGGTGGCAAGGGCAACTCAGGCGGTAACAGCGGTAGCGGAGGCAAGGGAGGCGGCAGCCCGCCGAACGGCCCCAGCACAACGGGCAACCCGTCAGGAGGTGGTCGCGGGAACAACCCGCCTGGGAAGTGATCTCGAGTTCTGATCGGTGAGACCCTCGTTCGCACAACCGCCCCCGGACCGATTGGTTCGGGGGCAGCTTCCTTGAGGCGACAACAGAAGCGTCCGCTTGGAGGCGCGACTTCGACACCGTTCGTTCGCGGCTAGGCATTACTCAGAGGGCTTAGGGTTCGCCCGCTCGCTGGCCTGGTGCTGGGCGAGCGCCAGCAAATCGCCCCACGAAGGGAAGCGGTACGGATTCATCGTTCGCTCTGCAACGGCCGCGACGTTCGTATTGGCCGTGGCAAACGCCTGATCGAGCGGCGGAACAGTCGCGTTGGCTGAGTAGAGGCTGATGAGAGAGTCCAGATCGAGAATGACTCCATCAACCAAAGCACAGGTGAAGGTCGTTTGACGCTCCACAAGGGTCGCGATCATCTCCTCTGCCCGATCGCCAAGTCGCTGGCGCAAGTCAGCTACTGCGCCCTCATGCGTAGGCCACCATGCCCATTGTTCGACCTCGTCGGGTCGCTTGGGGCTCTGGACAATGACGATCGAGTAGAACTTCGCCTCGTGCAATATCGCAGGGGGAACGTCAAGGGAGATTGCCAAAGGGCTCTGAGCTCGCGATCCGAAGTGATACCTCAGAAACGCAGGCAGTTCTCGATGAGGCACACCGGTCGTCGGATCAATGACAAACTCAAGCGTCGCTCCCGAAAGGCCGGCAGAAGTGAAATCAGCCCCGCGAAGATCGGCGGAGCTCAAGCTGGCTCCCTGAAGCTGAGCCTTCCTTAGGTTCGCCCCCTGTAGATGGGCGTTCATGAGGTCCGCGCCCTGGAGCTGAGCGTCTACGAGGTTCGCACCCCGGAGGTACGCCGAGAGGAACGCACCTTGAAGCTGGGCGTTCGACAAGTGTGCACCGTCAAGTCTAGCATCGTTTAGGATCGCACCTTGAAGTTCGGCACCGTAGAGGACTGACCCGCGAAAACAACCTTGCCTCAGCACCGCTTTCTGAAGATTGGCACCAGACATGTTCACGTTGCACAGTTTCACTTTAGATAATGCCAGCATGGGCAGTTGAACGCCGACTAGTTGCTCGTGACGTAGGTGGCGTAAGTCGGCGGTGCTGTTGCCTTCGACGACTCGCACTTGGGCATATCGGTCCGATCCCGCTCGTTCGGCAAGGACCGACTTGCTGATACGCGAGCCTCGAAAGGCGTGCACCTTCTCATCAGCGTCGTTCTGCGGCAGGCCTTTCTCGTTGAAGATGCAATGCCAAACACACCCGTCTTTCGGGATCCTCACCGCGTTGCCGAAGCCCACGCGGTGCAGCGCGAGGGCGATTCCCGTGCTGACCGAGCCGATCTCCTGATCACTCCAGTAAGTGTCCTTGGCAGGTCGGTCCGACTTCGCAAACGTCAGCAGCCGCTGCGCCAGCGGAACAAGATTCGGATAGACGGTCTTCGTGTCTGGAATGGTGCGAAAGCGAGCACGTCCGTCGGCGGACGTAGTCGGCGACCAACTCGGATCCACAATAGTCACGGGCATGACCATCGCCTCGGGCAGCCGGTCCAGCGCATCGACGATCGCTCCTGCCGATGCATTCTGATCGAGGATGCGTGTTATCTCGTCGTACGCTCGTGCCGCGGACTGCTGCTCTAGGTCCGCTTGGCGGGCGATGGCGGCGAGTTGCGCCTGCAGTTCGATCAGTTCATTCTGTTGGGACAGCCGCTGGACCTGCTGGTAGGCGATGTACGCCGTCACCCCCGCGATGATTCCGCCGCCGCCTGCGAAGACCATTGCCGCGGTATACGGGGCAAAGACTCGCCAAAAGAGTGCCTTCATCGCGGCGTCGCCCTTTGCGGACTTCTTTCCGAAGTAGCGATAGGCATTCAACGCGACATAGGGTGTGCGGTGCTCTTGCTCGATGAGCTGAGCACGCATTTGGTCAATGTCGGCACGAACCGCAGCCAATGAATCCTGCCGCTCGACGGTGGCGCTGTGTTCCAACACGGACGGCTCAGGTTTC from Phycisphaeraceae bacterium includes the following:
- a CDS encoding recombinase family protein; this encodes MKSSINTAPHKQSGVPTVRCAIYTRKSSEQGLEQEFNSLHAQRESAEAYIASMKHEGWVALPDQYNDGGFTGGNTDRPGCQRLMADIEAGKVDCVVVYKVDRLSRSLLDFARMMAVFEKHRVSFVSVTQQFNTTQSMGRLTLNILLSFAQFEREIISERTRDKIAASKRKGKWFGGKPILGYDLAPQPAGGSKLVVNAAEAELVREIYHLYLEHRSLTKVAQILNARGCTSKRWTTRKGMAVGGRVWDKHLLISLLTNPAYVGKVKHKKELFAGEHAAIVDERLWQQVFQTIKHNGRTGGMHVRNQHGALLKGLIHCGPCGHAMGHTYSVKDGKAAYRYYVCYVAQKQGWHACPSGSLPAEQIERMVVDRIKHIGGDAALIAATFRQLQIGIRSRSAQIDKDHTASTREIQKIEGDIRKAAMTAGTDANAAARLADLHERLATASERARVLCAEAEQIENESITQSDVAASLREFAATWDVLYPREQAAVLANLVKRVDYDGAKKTVSITFHPAGLRTLGQAPVEHEEVA
- a CDS encoding DUF2924 domain-containing protein; translated protein: MAIDVNAAERALEQMTVPQLKQRYAKVYGEETRTHHKVLLIKRILWRMQALREGDLSERARQRARELANDADLRRSPPRAQSPDAPKPRANGESVVSVPIHTREDGRLPPPGTVLRREYKGRAVFVRVLPKGFEFDGEVYRSLSAIAAKVTGSHWNGFRFFGLNEPGTTEGNV
- a CDS encoding tetratricopeptide repeat protein, which codes for MERNQVIRSWNCPKSGVLLGVFVKAFDLGNPDVGGERAAKHIGSDPSLGRAAREYFRGEWVAEPRQRDICRWVVDAAFDAGLLSKFALPMDASGRAPDAKEFLADVLHHVLSEWDAIYLQGSMGWPDPHPSLAAYVLGRQLVIELALRVTALLQLTGGCDWPRFVIHVTDEKPGKAIISSMMQRASRHVTREELARSIGVEKSTVDDWMDMMTVPRDANMRALAKHFARSADDERELLGWLRLQWSLISIRVSLAPHLELAHLIDLFSAFMCLVQLSLDMQSRLPLPREALLVTQVLTLRMSTRLDASKALFGYWLNHQSSPLWIDDIVVAGEKGPAARIQECFEVIGDRSAAQALWNHEMGNVAGLSTDRESLHVQGLLIAMSPRALWSASPSFPEPSLLRNCTPDVLAWIGKGLMDRGEYSKAIGVWRRAVELEPDCAETRLHLGIALWQAKNDPRLDEAIEQLSHACRLRPDWAYPVAEIAKVYLHRGWPENAVQYLESAPAALVQGSVDCLYALALSLYRLKRFDAAGRVARQALELEKTCALAAHIAAECAFALGDKVEGGRLAREALRLGDRRSYDRWLRPSTG
- a CDS encoding pentapeptide repeat-containing protein, producing the protein MDDKKPEPSVLEHSATVERQDSLAAVRADIDQMRAQLIEQEHRTPYVALNAYRYFGKKSAKGDAAMKALFWRVFAPYTAAMVFAGGGGIIAGVTAYIAYQQVQRLSQQNELIELQAQLAAIARQADLEQQSAARAYDEITRILDQNASAGAIVDALDRLPEAMVMPVTIVDPSWSPTTSADGRARFRTIPDTKTVYPNLVPLAQRLLTFAKSDRPAKDTYWSDQEIGSVSTGIALALHRVGFGNAVRIPKDGCVWHCIFNEKGLPQNDADEKVHAFRGSRISKSVLAERAGSDRYAQVRVVEGNSTADLRHLRHEQLVGVQLPMLALSKVKLCNVNMSGANLQKAVLRQGCFRGSVLYGAELQGAILNDARLDGAHLSNAQLQGAFLSAYLRGANLVDAQLQGADLMNAHLQGANLRKAQLQGASLSSADLRGADFTSAGLSGATLEFVIDPTTGVPHRELPAFLRYHFGSRAQSPLAISLDVPPAILHEAKFYSIVIVQSPKRPDEVEQWAWWPTHEGAVADLRQRLGDRAEEMIATLVERQTTFTCALVDGVILDLDSLISLYSANATVPPLDQAFATANTNVAAVAERTMNPYRFPSWGDLLALAQHQASERANPKPSE